Proteins co-encoded in one Oncorhynchus tshawytscha isolate Ot180627B linkage group LG34, Otsh_v2.0, whole genome shotgun sequence genomic window:
- the LOC112231750 gene encoding hepatocyte cell adhesion molecule isoform X2 — protein sequence MVLKSGNLLYGDLGNIAHVYLGQQTYTNLEKRFKNRLHWNNVTGFFTLTDLQIDNSGVYTVENTDEGKTTHTFQLTVYYVLSKPQVTVHDNISCSVVCSVENGRDVTLSWYKGGEILNQTSSPDHNITLSLPLKVDEQNRDSYRCEAANPVSKETAVVPQSCIESDPSTVKDGDERTQGCLIIAVICVLVASGLVGLAIYLKRRNGHSHAGGANRYTRTGVT from the exons atggtgttgaagtctGGCAATTTACTTTATGGAGACCTTGGCAATATTGCACACGTGTACCTTGGTCAACAAACTTATACCAACCTTGAGAAGAGATTTAAAAACCGCCTTCACTGGAACAATGTCACTGGATTCTTCACTTTGACAGATCTACAAATTGACAATTCCGGGGTTTATACTGTGGAGAATACAGATGAAGGGAAGACAACACATACATTTCAGTTGACTGtgtact ATGTTCTGTCCAAACCTCAGGTGACGGTCCATGATAACATCTCCTGTAGCGTGGTGTGTTCTGTGGAGAACGGGAGAGATGTGACCCTGTCCTGGTACAAAGGAGGGGAGATACTCAACCAGACCAGCAGCCCTGACCAcaacatcaccctctctctacctctcaaggtggatgaacagaacagagactCTTACAGATGTGAGGCTGCCAACCCAGTCAGCAAGGAGACAGCTGTTGTTCCACAATCCTGTATAGAGAGTGATCCCTCTACGGTGAAAG atggtgatgagaggacTCAAGGTTGTCTTATTATTGCTGTAATCTGTGTTCTGGTTGCTTCAGGACTTGTTGGTCTTGCAATATATCTTAAGAGGAGAAACGGACACTCACATGCAG gAGGAGCGAACAGGTATACAAGGACTGGAGTCACTTAG
- the LOC112231750 gene encoding leucine-rich repeats and immunoglobulin-like domains protein 1 isoform X1 → MVLKSGNLLYGDLGNIAHVYLGQQTYTNLEKRFKNRLHWNNVTGFFTLTDLQIDNSGVYTVENTDEGKTTHTFQLTVYYVLSKPQVTVHDNISCSVVCSVENGRDVTLSWYKGGEILNQTSSPDHNITLSLPLKVDEQNRDSYRCEAANPVSKETAVVPQSCIESDPSTVKDGDERTQGCLIIAVICVLVASGLVGLAIYLKRRNGHSHADSPERKQDDVQYAEITHIKPAENQEERTGIQGLESLRDHPNLTVYDTLQLHRMAASEDVDTA, encoded by the exons atggtgttgaagtctGGCAATTTACTTTATGGAGACCTTGGCAATATTGCACACGTGTACCTTGGTCAACAAACTTATACCAACCTTGAGAAGAGATTTAAAAACCGCCTTCACTGGAACAATGTCACTGGATTCTTCACTTTGACAGATCTACAAATTGACAATTCCGGGGTTTATACTGTGGAGAATACAGATGAAGGGAAGACAACACATACATTTCAGTTGACTGtgtact ATGTTCTGTCCAAACCTCAGGTGACGGTCCATGATAACATCTCCTGTAGCGTGGTGTGTTCTGTGGAGAACGGGAGAGATGTGACCCTGTCCTGGTACAAAGGAGGGGAGATACTCAACCAGACCAGCAGCCCTGACCAcaacatcaccctctctctacctctcaaggtggatgaacagaacagagactCTTACAGATGTGAGGCTGCCAACCCAGTCAGCAAGGAGACAGCTGTTGTTCCACAATCCTGTATAGAGAGTGATCCCTCTACGGTGAAAG atggtgatgagaggacTCAAGGTTGTCTTATTATTGCTGTAATCTGTGTTCTGGTTGCTTCAGGACTTGTTGGTCTTGCAATATATCTTAAGAGGAGAAACGGACACTCACATGCAG ATTCACCTGAAAGAAAGCAAGATGATGTTCAGTATGCAGAGATAACTCACATTAAACCAGCAGAAAACCAG gAGGAGCGAACAGGTATACAAGGACTGGAGTCACTTAGAGACCACCCTAACCTGACAGTTTATGATACACTCCAGTTACATCGCATGGCTGCCAGCGAGGATGTTGACACTGCATGA